One Peromyscus leucopus breed LL Stock chromosome 6, UCI_PerLeu_2.1, whole genome shotgun sequence genomic region harbors:
- the LOC114700443 gene encoding 60S ribosomal protein L29-like: MAKSKNHTTYNQSRKWHRNGIKKPQSQRYESLKGVDPKFLRNMRFAKKHKKSLKKMQASNAKAVSAHAEATKALVKPKAIKPKMPKGPSSKLSRLAFMAHPKLRKQIRSYMAKGHRLCQPKPKAQTKAEASAPAQAPKGAQAPVKAP; this comes from the coding sequence ATGGCCAAGTCCAAGAACCACACCACATACAACCAGTCTCGAAAATGGCACAGAAATGGTATCAAGAAACCCCAGTCACAAAGATACGAATCTCTTAAGGGGGTGGACcccaagttcctgaggaacaTGCGCTTTGCCAAGAAGCACAAGAAAAGCCTGAAGAAGATGCAGGCCAGCAATGCAAAGGCAGTGAGTGCGCATGCAGAGGCCACCAAGGCCCTTGTGAAGCCCAAGGCCATTAAGCCCAAGATGCCAAAGGGCCCCAGCAGCAAGCTCAGCCGTCTCGCTTTCATGGCTCACCCCAAGCTCAGGAAGCAGATTAGAAGCTACATGGCCAAGGGTCATAGGCTCTGCCAGCCAAAACCCAAGGCTCAAACCAAGGCAGAGgcctcagctccagctcaggctcCCAAAGGTGCCCAGGCCCCTGTGAAGGCCCCATAG